The region GATTGAGGATATCCATAATGTTCAGATTTCTATTTTCATTCTTGGGTAACACAGTAATCTGAGGGCGTTCATAATCTACACCGTCAAAGATGAACTTGGCAGATATTCCCTTGGGTGAACTAAAAGATATTTCGTCTATATCACCTTTGCGGGTGTAAGTGTTATCGATGCGGAAGCTGGAGGGTTTGTCCACAATAGATTCTATCTTATAATCGCTACTGAAGTTGATCTGTAGGCTATCTCGGATAATGGCTTTATTGGCAATGATTTCCTCGCCATAGCGGCTAACGACATTATCGGCAGAAGAAAAGAAAGATAATGCCCCCAAAGGTAGATTATCGCCAAGATTAACTGCTTCCAATAAAGGCACAAGAGGAGATTTTAGAGAAAAATATTCGCCTAAATACATGCTGATGAGTGGGGATCCTGTTGCCCCTAAGAGACCACCCTCAACAACATCCATGCGCATTTCATCTAAACTTTTAGCAATAGCAAAGGGTTTGCGCATACTAAAGCCAAAAACAGAAATCTCCACTATGCCAGAACCAGAGAAGCTTTCCCACTTCCTTAGTTCTTGCTTAAGTTTCGCTTCTTCGCTAAGCTTCAAATTATGGGCACATCCGGCTAATAAAACCACGATAAGTGCAAGGATCACAAAACTAAAGCGCTTCATCTTTCCTCCTGTATATATACCAGAATCCAATGCCTGAGGCTATTACCATCAAGAGCGAAAGAAACTGACCTATACTCATTATACCAAAGATGAAGCCAAAATCCTCATAAAAACTTATATCATCTGGCACTCTTACAAACTCAATGAGAAACCTTAATACGCCATAACCGCCGATAAATGCCCAGAAACCTGTACCATGCTTAAGCTTTTTACCCAACAAATACCAAGTGAATAATCCTAGAAGTACACCTTCGGCAAGCATCTCATATAGCTGAGTGGGATGTCTGGGTAAATCTCCCGCACCCGGAAACACAATTCCCCAAGGCAATGTAGTTACTGTTCCCCAAAGCTCTGCATTGATAAAGTTTCCCAAACGCCCCAAACCTAGCCCAATGGATACCAACGGCATGGCAGGATCTGCCAGCTCATAAAAAGAATACTTATGTTTCTTGCAGAAGATAAGTCCGGCAATTATAACACCCAGAGCTCCGCCATGAAAACTCATTCCTCCTTCCCAAACAGCAAATACCATAAGCGGGTTTTGTACATAGTAAAGGAAGTTATAGAACAACACATAGCCTATACGCCCACCCAAGATTACGCCCAGCATCACATAAAAGATAATAGATTCGTACTTCTCACGGTTCATTTCGATGCCTCGGCGGCGTAGTAGCGGTTTGTATAAGAAGTATGCCGCCACAAAGCTTAACACGTAAAAAAGCCCGTACCAGCGGATATGAAAATCTAATCCAAGAAGCGAAAACTTGGCAATCTCCGGGTTAATATCGGGAAATCTAAGCATGCCTTTATCTCTTTGTGAACTGATCCAAACGGCGAATGATAAGCTCTACAGCTTCGTCGCTGTCACCATCAAACTTTTCCACCTGTTTATCGTGTTTAGGACTGAATATATTCAAAACCTGAGTGGGGGAGCCATTAAGCCCAATTCTATGCTCATCCAAACCCAAATCTTCTGCGGTTAATACCTTTAGTTGTGCATTTTTAGCATTGCGTTTACCCCGCAGAGAGGGAAGGCGAGGAGTATTGATCTCTTTAACCACCGAGATTAGTGCCGGAGTGCACATCTCCACTGTATCAAATCCATTTTCCATCAAGCGTTGAACCCGAATCTTATTCTCGTCGATGGCTTCAACTTTACGCACAAAGCAAGTTTGAGGAATATCCAGATGTGCCGCAATTCCTGGTCCTACTTGTGCCGTATCTCCATCAATAGCCTGCTGTCCGGTAATAATCAGATTGAATTCACCCAAATATTTGATTGCCGCAGCAAGAGTGTAGCTTGTTGCCCAAGTATCGGCGCCGGCAAATTTGCGATCTGAAAGCAGAATGATCTCATCCACTCCCAAAGAAACAGCTTCACGCAGTGTACTTTCTACCTGATTGGGACCCATGCTGATAGCCACAACCGTGCCTCCATGCGCTTCTTTAAGCCGCACAGCTTCTTCCACCGCATAAGCATCGAAGGGATTAAGAATGCTTTCTACTCCCTCGCGCACCAAGGTATTGGTCTGAGGATCGATCTTGATTTCTGTGGTGTTGGGAACTTGTTTGATGCATACTATAAAGCGCACAAGATTCTCCTTTTAGGCAAAGAATTCCCGGATGCTTTGCGCAACATAAGC is a window of Candidatus Cloacimonadota bacterium DNA encoding:
- the lgt gene encoding prolipoprotein diacylglyceryl transferase, with protein sequence MLRFPDINPEIAKFSLLGLDFHIRWYGLFYVLSFVAAYFLYKPLLRRRGIEMNREKYESIIFYVMLGVILGGRIGYVLFYNFLYYVQNPLMVFAVWEGGMSFHGGALGVIIAGLIFCKKHKYSFYELADPAMPLVSIGLGLGRLGNFINAELWGTVTTLPWGIVFPGAGDLPRHPTQLYEMLAEGVLLGLFTWYLLGKKLKHGTGFWAFIGGYGVLRFLIEFVRVPDDISFYEDFGFIFGIMSIGQFLSLLMVIASGIGFWYIYRRKDEAL
- a CDS encoding electron transfer flavoprotein subunit beta/FixA family protein, which translates into the protein MRFIVCIKQVPNTTEIKIDPQTNTLVREGVESILNPFDAYAVEEAVRLKEAHGGTVVAISMGPNQVESTLREAVSLGVDEIILLSDRKFAGADTWATSYTLAAAIKYLGEFNLIITGQQAIDGDTAQVGPGIAAHLDIPQTCFVRKVEAIDENKIRVQRLMENGFDTVEMCTPALISVVKEINTPRLPSLRGKRNAKNAQLKVLTAEDLGLDEHRIGLNGSPTQVLNIFSPKHDKQVEKFDGDSDEAVELIIRRLDQFTKR